One genomic region from Oryzias melastigma strain HK-1 linkage group LG19, ASM292280v2, whole genome shotgun sequence encodes:
- the telo2 gene encoding telomere length regulation protein TEL2 homolog encodes MVSSSENVDVRLTVTQSFRTLASSTDVKDIIPALQRLHSFVNGHGPGTTITSAQRSEFNRAHYTQTLQFLVSNIQADWLNKLSAGQRTELWDGMFLKGPPEQSLLVLMEAIGELRPSGSLDLIVNITERFLQSRRLADLLCSYCLQTSLSDSPQLRETLLSRISALPDLTANKLHPNNRPLFSPQQYYPLLAKEMLTALEQTCQALRDGTDCSLTFVAQTLGKVCIQGHSDPIMANMAPHLSACTYKDMVWQRVCWKLLENVPQRWMESVLTGLVQAVHGPDALGRIIGNLVLTKKTAQYIITHKLLLLRYRYKTQTLRTILGYLAADRDRRPLLIQVLRSVSQAWANASAIKHTPLEQQFYVSKALLLSVSLLTDSELQELRSELLQCMLGGMQSHLDSSVPQIRNMGMVVGECLSSRMDIHGVKLKFEYEQDEETRELLSLMNPCEEAEPEPGNGVCSSEETVPSPQKESPKSNKDQESDLDSDDEFTPYDMSEDVKMSKTSQPRYLQDCLEILLSSADPKRVKLSLRAAEGLVRGNGLAAKEISVQMTKVLLHMEDKYNIDGFLNLRQATMVALTVTDCIPVTQYLTSEFYCLNYSLRQRLDILEVLALAAQELSKPAASDKSPPVNSVPSTEISPYPGDNPVHWRQVVEKRIQSKTKYISKGASRPAPNSTPSRYAPVAGHFFFPLLRNYDKPQVTFDLLGSDHLVLSRLIHTLGLLMHLAANAPIAAQMGCALLDFAWTVRYHTDQMVRRSVLFSVCSVFLSIPSHSLLVDLSAQLFETRAWLADVAEGDPDADCRSLAEQSLVLLDNSLKKQLQGSK; translated from the exons ATGGTGTCAAGTTCGGAAAATGTTGATGTCCGACTAACGGTGACGCAGAGTTTCCGGACACTCGCTTCATCCACGGATGTGAAAGACATAATTCCCGCTCTTCAGAGGCTCCACTCCTTTGTGAATGGTCATGGACCGGGGACCACAATTACCTCTGCTCAGAGGTCAGAGTTCAACAGAGCTCACTACACTCAGACTCTCCAGTTTCTTGTGAGCAACATCCAAGCAGACTGGTTAAACAAGCTCTCAGCTGGACAGCGCACGGAATTATGGGACGGCATGTTCCTTAAAGGCCCTCCAGAACAGAGCCTGCTTGTGTTGATGGAAGCAATAGGAGAGCTCAG ACCTTCTGGGAGTTTGGACCTCATTGTCAACATCACAGAGAGGTTTCTTCAGAGCCGCCGCCTTGCTGACCTGCTTTGCTCCTACTGTCTTCAGACCTCTTTATCAGACTCCCCCCAGCTCAGAGAAACTCTGTTAAGTCGCATCAGTGCGCTCCCGGACCTGACGGCCAATAAACTACACCCCAACAACAGACCGCTCTTTTCCCCTCAGCAGTACTACCCTCTGCTCGCCAAAGAGATGCTCACTGCTCTGGAGCAGACCTGTCAAGCACTTAGAG ATGGCACCGACTGTTCGTTAACGTTTGTGGCTCAAACTCTTGGAAAAGTTTGTATCCAGGGTCATAGTG ACCCCATCATGGCGAACATGGCTCCTCATCTTTCTGCCTGCACGTACAAAGACATGGTGTGGCAGAGGGTTTGCTGGAAGCTACTGGAGAACGTTCCTCAGCGATGGATGGAGAGTGTTCTTACTGGGTTGGTGCAGGCTGTCCATGG ACCTGACGCCTTGGGTCGGATTATTGGAAATCTTGTCCTAACCAAAAAAACGGCTCAGTACATCATTACGCATAAACTTTTGTTACTACGATATAGATACAAG ACTCAAACGTTGAGAACTATTCTGGGTTACCTCGCAGCAGACCGAGATCGAAGGCCTCTACTCATCCAG GTGTTGCGGTCCGTGTCACAGGCTTGGGCAAACGCCAGTGCGATAAAACACACTCCTCTAGAGCAGCAGTTCTATGTCAGTAAAGCTTTGCTGCTGAGTGTGAGTCTGCTGACTGATTCAGAGCTGCAGGAACTCCGATCAG AACTGCTGCAGTGCATGCTGGGCGGCATGCAGAGCCACCTGGACAGCAGTGTGCCGCAGATCCGAAACATGGGCATGGTGGTGGGAGAGTGTCTGAGCTCCCGTATGGACATCCATGGAGTCAAACTCAAATTTGAG TATGAACAGGATGAAGAAACGCGTGAGCTGCTGTCTCTCATGAATCCATGTGAAGAGGCAGAACCTGAGCCTGGAAATGG AGTTTGTTCTTCAGAGGAAACGGTTCCATCTCCTCAGAAAGAATCacctaaatcaaataaagatcAAGAATCGGACCTCGACAG TGATGATGAGTTCACTCCATATGACATGTCAGAAGATGTAAAGATGTCTAAGACTTCCCAACCTCGCTACCTACAAGACTGTCTGGAAA TTTTATTGTCATCTGCGGACCCGAAACGCGTGAAGCTCAGTTTAAGAGCTGCTGAAGGTTTGGTGCGGGGAAACGGCCTCGCAGCAAAAGAG ATCAGTGTCCAGATGACCAAAGTGCTTCTTCACATGGAGGACAAATACAACATCGATGGCTTCCTGAACCTCAGACAGGCAACGATGGTGGCCCTCACGGTCACGGACTGCATTCCT gTAACTCAGTATCTGACTTCCGAGTTTTACTGCTTGAACTACAGTCTTCGGCAGCGACTTGACATTTTAGAG GTCCTCGCCTTAGCAGCTCAGGAGCTTTCCAAACCAGCTGCCAGTGACAAAAGTCCACCTGTGAACTCTGTGCCGTCCACTGAAATAAGTCCTTACCCAGGTGACAACCCTGTTCACTGGAGACAAGTCGTGGAAAAACGAAtccaaagcaaaacaaaatacatctcAAAG GGGGCTTCCCGTCCCGCACCCAACAGCACCCCCAGCCGTTACGCCCCCGTTGCTGGACACTTCTTTTTCCCTCTGCTGAGAAATTATGACAA GCctcaggtgacctttgacctgctgGGCAGCGACCACTTGGTCCTGAGCAGGTTGATCCACACCCTGGGCCTTCTGATGCACCTGGCTGCTAATGCACCG ATTGCTGCACAAATGGGTTGTGCTTTGCTAGACTTCGCGTGGACAGTCCGCTACCACACAGACCA GATGGTGAGACGAAGCGTTTTGTTTTCAGTCTGTTCAGTATTTCTGAGCATTCCCAGTCATAGCCTGTTGGTGGACCTTAGTGCCCAGCTGTTTGAGACCAGAGCTTGGCttgcag ATGTAGCTGAAGGCGATCCTGATGCAGATTGTCGTAGTTTAGCTGAGCAGAGTCTGGTGCTTCTGGATAATAGCCTCAAAAAGCAGCTGCAAGGATCAAAATGA